A window of Lysobacter sp. TY2-98 genomic DNA:
CGAAGCCGGGATGCTGCGCATCGTCGGCGGCCAGGCCGGCGCCGCGGATCGCGAGCACCGCGTCGACACGCGGCAGACCCGTGCGCGGCACGATCCACACTTCGAGACCGTTCGACAGCGTCGTCTTCTGGATGGCGGGTACCGGCAGCGGGCGGTCGGGTGCATACGGCGGCAGGTCGGCCGGTAGCACGGCCTTGGGACCGGCGACCGCGGCGCCAGCGAGCGCCAGCGACACGGCGGCGGCGAGCAGGGAAATCGTCTTCATGCGTCGTCTCCTTACTTGCCGGCGGCCGGTGCAGCCGGCGCGGCCTTCGCCATCGCGGTCGGCACGCGATCGATGACTGTGCGGTTGGTGCGCGCGAGATACGTCTTCGCGGCGCGCTGCAGGTCGGCGCTGGTGACGCCTTCGATCCACGTCGGAATCTTGTTCACGACGTTCGCGTCGCCCCACAGCGTCTGAAGCTTGGCGACGGTGTCGGCGCGGCTGATGAAGGCTTCGAGGCCGTTGTACCAGTCGGCGAGCATGTGAGTCTTGACGCGCTTGAGTTCGGCGTCACTGACGCCGTCCTTCGCGACCTTCGCGATCTCTTCGTCCATCGCGGCGAGCACCGCGTCGGCGTTCGTCGTCGGCTTGTACAGCGCGAACACGGTGAACAGCGTCGGGCCATCGTATTCCCAGGGGCTCGTCAGGCCGTACAGCGACTCGACGTTGAGCGCGAGCTCGCGTCCCTTGACGATGCCCTGGTAGAAGCGCGACGCATCGCCACCGGCGAGCACGTCGCCGAGCACCGCCATCGCCGCCTGGTCCTTGCTGCCGCGCTCGGGCATCTTCCACGCCGCGGCGACCGCGGGCACCTGTGCGAGTGCATCGGTCTGCTGGATGCGCTTTTCCGCGGTGTTCAAGCCCTCCTTGACGTCCGGGCGCTTCGGCGTATTGCGCGCGGGAATGCCGCCGAAATACTTCTGCGCGAGTGCGAACGCCTGATCGGGGGTCACGTCACCGGCGATGCCGAGCACGGCATTGTTCGGGCCGTAGAAGTCGCGGTGGAAACTCGACACATCGTCGAGGCTCGCGCCTTCGAGATCCTTGAAGCTGCCGTAGCCGTCGTGGTTGTTTTCCCACTTGTTGAAGGCCTGCTGGCCGATGTCGATCCACATGAAGCCGCCGTACGGCTGGTTCTTCACATTGACGCGGATCTCTTCCTTCACCACGTCCTGCTGGTTCTTCAGCGTGACCGGATTGAAGTCGAGCGTCTTCATGCGATCCGCCTCGAGCCACAGGATCGGCTCCAGCGCGGAC
This region includes:
- a CDS encoding pitrilysin family protein, with the translated sequence MRRRLLPALLGGLLITASAHAATPDRWQVPVSVKKLDNGLTVVVSEDHSSPTVGVSMVYHVGMRLEPKNRTGFAHLFEHLMFEGTPNAKEGVFDKVITGGGGRNNGSTRPDFTNYIEMAPASALEPILWLEADRMKTLDFNPVTLKNQQDVVKEEIRVNVKNQPYGGFMWIDIGQQAFNKWENNHDGYGSFKDLEGASLDDVSSFHRDFYGPNNAVLGIAGDVTPDQAFALAQKYFGGIPARNTPKRPDVKEGLNTAEKRIQQTDALAQVPAVAAAWKMPERGSKDQAAMAVLGDVLAGGDASRFYQGIVKGRELALNVESLYGLTSPWEYDGPTLFTVFALYKPTTNADAVLAAMDEEIAKVAKDGVSDAELKRVKTHMLADWYNGLEAFISRADTVAKLQTLWGDANVVNKIPTWIEGVTSADLQRAAKTYLARTNRTVIDRVPTAMAKAAPAAPAAGK